The genomic interval AGGTGGCGCTCAAGGTCATGCGGCCGGAGTTGTCGCGACAAGCGGCACTGAGTGAACGCTTTCGCCAGGAGGCGATCGCGCTCGCGCGGCTCAATCACCCGAACATCGCGGCCGTCTACGGACTCGAGAAGAACGGCGACGACCTCGTGATGGTCATGGAGTATGTGCGCGGTGAGACGCTGGAGTCGATCGTGCAGCGCTCCGGCCGGCTGGCGTGGGCGCGCGCGTTCGAGCTGTGTCGCGAGGCGCTGGCGGCGCTGGAGCACGCGCACGACAAGGGCGTGGTGCACCGCGACATCAAGCCGGCGAACATCATGCTGGCCCGCGACGGCACGGTGAAGGTCATGGACTTCGGCATCGCGCGCATCATGGGACGCAGCCGCCAGACGCGGGTGGGCGCGGCCGTGGGTACCCCGATGTACATGTCTCCGGAACAGCTCAAGGGGGAGGAGGTGGACGGGCGCAGTGACCTGTATTCGATGGGAGCGGTGGTGTTCGAGCTCGTGACCGGCCGCATGGCCTTCGAGGCCGACAGCGACTACGAGCTGATGATGAAGCAGCTCAACGATCCGCCGCCCCCGGTGCGCTCGATCCTGCCCGACGTCCCGTTGATCGTGGACAGCGTGCTGCAGCGCGCGCTGGCCAAGCGCCGCGAGGATCGATACCGCGATGCGCGCGAGATGCGTGATGTGCTGACGCAGGCGCTCTCACACCAGGCAGCGGCACCGGCGCCGCATCGGCCAGCGCCGGCGACGCGCCTCGCCGCCGAGCCCTCTGGGCCGCCGCCGGCGTCCGAAATCGGCGTGACGGCGGACATGCCAACGGCCTCGTCATCCAGAGTCGCAGAGACCCGACTGGCCCCCGAGCCAGCGGGTCGGGAGATCGAACCTCGCGTCCTGGTGGATGCAGCACCGGCCACACGACTGGCGGTGCCCTCGGCGCCTGCCGGTGGCACGGATCTCACACGCTGGCTGACCGATTGGCGAGCCTGGAGCGCCGTGGCGGCATCGCTGTTCGTGGTCGCCGTGTTCGCCCGCTCGGGGCGTGAGGAGCGCGTGGAGCCGGCCGACCACGATTCGGCCGTGGTCGTGGCAGACACGCCGCGCGCACCGGTCCCGGGTTCGTTAGGCGACACCGCCGGGCGTGCGACCGTGCCGCCGCCACCGGTGACATCCGCGCCCGCCAACTCCATGGAGGGCCTGCGCCCGCTCACGCCAGGCCCGGCGGAGACGCCTCGCGCCACGCAGCCAAACGTGCCCGCGCGGCGGGAGCCACGCCCGGCCGAGACCGAACCGCGTCAGACCGAAGCGACGGCTCCCCAGGTCCGCCAGCCCGATCCGCCGCCCCCTCCACCTGAACGCACGGAGCCGCGCCCCGCCGGGAGCGACGCGCCGCCGGAACGCGGTGAGGATGCCGAGGCCGCGCGCCGCGAGATTGCCGGTGAAGTCGCGGGATTCGCGCGCGCGGTGAGCGCGGGCGAAGAGGGCCGCGTGGGGAGTGTCCTGCGAGCGGGCGAAGAGCTCGAGCGCGAGTGGCTCGGCCTCATGAAGGAGCGTCGGCTGCTCATGGACGTCTCGGGCGCGCCGGACATCGATCTCAGCGGGGCGCGGGCCACGGCACGCTTCTCGGCCATCCTCAACGTACGCTCGGCGTTCGGCGCCAACCGTAGGCGCACCGCCCAGTTTGTCGCCGAGGTGGCGCGCAGCGGCGGTTCGTGGCGTGTGACGAGCGTGCGCCCCGTGGGCGCGATCAGCCTCAAGTAGGAGCCTGCCCCCCCCAGGGGTGGGTCAGAGCGCACCAGCGTGCCCGCGCGACACGCTGATGCCGAAGCAGAGAAGGGTGCTGCGTTCCTCGTTCAGGGCACGCTCTATGGCGATCGCGCCGGACGCGTCGGGCGACCCCGTTGCGACTTACGGGACTCACGGCGTGAGACGGCCCTGCCGATACGCGGTCTTCGTGACGGCTCCTTCGGCGTTCATGCCGTTGCCGACGACCCATCCCGTGGCGGCGACCTGCCACGTGGTGCTCGCGCCCACCTGGAGTCCCCAGCTGTCCTGCCAGCCGTTGACACTGGCGAAGTCGGGAATCGTTACGTCGAACGCGCCGTTGAGCGCCATGTATCCCGAAGTCATCGAGATCGCGGTTGCGCGCGCTGCCTGCACGAACCGCGCGCTCCAGACGTTGTCGTATTCTCCTTGCCGCGAGTAGACGGCGCGCAGGCGTGCGTGGCCGACGGTGGATGCGGTGCTGACGGTCATCGGGCCTGGGGTGCTGGGCAGCACGAGCTGCGTACTGGTGGCGTCGCGCGCCATGGCGGTGATGCTGCGCGCCACCGTGACGAGGGAACCCGAGGTCGTGGTCGCCGTGGCGGTGACCGTGTGCAGGTCACCGGCCATCGTACGCGACGACGGCACGGCGGAGTACGCCACCGTCGACACGCCGATTGCGGTCCCAAGCGAGAGTGCAGCCCCGTTGGCGGTGAGGAACGTGGTGGCTGCAACCCCCTGCTCGCCAACACCGACCCCAACGATCTGCAGCTGGCGTGTCTCCGGATCGAAGCCTTCGCTCCCCGAGAAGTCGATGGTGCCGAGCGACGCATTGTTGGCCGGAACGAACGCGCGACGCAGCAGCAGCCGCTGCAGCACCAGCGGCGTCGGCCCCGCCAGGTCGACCGTGAAGCGCGCCGCTGCCAGGTCGACCGTGCCGGGCGGCACTCCGGTGATCGTGAACGTCGGAGAGGCCTGGGTTGGAGGGGTCGCCGGAGTGGCGCCGCCAACCGAAAGCAGCACCGCGTCGCTGGCGGCGGTCAGTCCGCCCACGGTGCCCGTCACCGTCTTGCTCGTGGGCGCGGTGCACGTCGCCTGACCGCGTGCCTGCAGGTCGACGAAGGTGCCGTAGGCAATGGAGAGAACCCAGGATCCAGCGCTCCCCGGTGTCACCCAGGCCACGCCGCCGATGGTGCTGATCGTGAACGAGTACGTGTTGGTCGCGACGGCGGTCGCCTGCTGCCATGCACCGAAGGCATTCTGATACGCGACCCACACCGGGATGCTCGCGGACTCGCCGCAGAACGTGAACGTGACGTTGCCGGTCCCGACC from Gemmatimonadaceae bacterium carries:
- a CDS encoding protein kinase, translating into MIGASVGNYRVVERIGDGGMGTVYRAVDQMLDREVALKVMRPELSRQAALSERFRQEAIALARLNHPNIAAVYGLEKNGDDLVMVMEYVRGETLESIVQRSGRLAWARAFELCREALAALEHAHDKGVVHRDIKPANIMLARDGTVKVMDFGIARIMGRSRQTRVGAAVGTPMYMSPEQLKGEEVDGRSDLYSMGAVVFELVTGRMAFEADSDYELMMKQLNDPPPPVRSILPDVPLIVDSVLQRALAKRREDRYRDAREMRDVLTQALSHQAAAPAPHRPAPATRLAAEPSGPPPASEIGVTADMPTASSSRVAETRLAPEPAGREIEPRVLVDAAPATRLAVPSAPAGGTDLTRWLTDWRAWSAVAASLFVVAVFARSGREERVEPADHDSAVVVADTPRAPVPGSLGDTAGRATVPPPPVTSAPANSMEGLRPLTPGPAETPRATQPNVPARREPRPAETEPRQTEATAPQVRQPDPPPPPPERTEPRPAGSDAPPERGEDAEAARREIAGEVAGFARAVSAGEEGRVGSVLRAGEELEREWLGLMKERRLLMDVSGAPDIDLSGARATARFSAILNVRSAFGANRRRTAQFVAEVARSGGSWRVTSVRPVGAISLK